In one Brevibacillus composti genomic region, the following are encoded:
- a CDS encoding M23 family metallopeptidase, with protein MRRFRQMMLIGLSVLCTWCSLPPVTQADASVPAAASGADDVYASRLSLFQRFETLYGIPWSYLAAIDQYDRSIHKRGRNRESKEQSSRLTAITVPASLWCGALNPDQQDTSLTSIRFFGGIGMDGDGDGKADRENDLDVLTTLTYYFAQYGHSREDWRIGLWSYYQRDRAVKTVDQFARIYEHFQRIDLDDHHFPIPKRYNYSYRSTWGDPRGWGGRRIHEGTDIFAGYGTPVLSTSYGVVEVIGWNRYGGWRIGMRDIGNVYHYFAHLSSFRKGLKPGDIIKPGEVIGYVGSSGYGRPGTAGKFPPHLHYGMYSDTGNNEWAFDPYPYLKRWEREMYRKKKR; from the coding sequence ATGCGAAGGTTTCGCCAAATGATGCTGATCGGCTTGAGCGTACTATGTACCTGGTGTTCATTGCCCCCTGTTACACAGGCGGACGCGTCCGTCCCTGCAGCGGCATCTGGCGCGGACGATGTTTACGCGTCCAGACTCTCGCTGTTCCAACGCTTCGAAACGCTATACGGCATCCCCTGGTCCTATCTGGCGGCCATTGACCAATACGATCGCTCTATTCACAAGCGCGGACGAAATAGGGAGAGCAAAGAGCAATCATCCCGTTTGACGGCCATCACGGTTCCCGCTTCCTTATGGTGCGGTGCGTTAAACCCCGATCAGCAGGACACCAGCCTGACTTCCATCCGTTTCTTTGGCGGAATCGGCATGGATGGGGACGGAGATGGAAAAGCGGACCGCGAGAACGATCTCGATGTCTTGACGACGTTGACCTATTATTTCGCGCAATACGGCCACTCCCGCGAGGATTGGCGCATTGGCCTCTGGTCGTATTATCAGCGGGACCGCGCAGTGAAGACCGTCGATCAGTTCGCCAGGATTTACGAGCACTTCCAGCGCATCGATCTGGACGACCATCACTTTCCTATCCCCAAACGATATAACTACAGCTACAGAAGCACCTGGGGCGATCCCCGCGGATGGGGCGGCAGACGCATCCACGAAGGCACCGATATTTTTGCCGGCTACGGCACACCGGTATTGAGCACCAGCTATGGCGTGGTCGAGGTAATCGGCTGGAACCGCTACGGCGGATGGCGCATTGGCATGCGCGACATCGGCAATGTCTATCACTATTTCGCTCACTTGAGTTCGTTTCGAAAGGGCTTGAAGCCAGGCGATATCATAAAGCCGGGCGAGGTGATCGGCTACGTCGGCAGCAGCGGTTACGGACGGCCCGGCACAGCCGGAAAGTTCCCGCCCCACCTGCACTACGGCATGTACAGCGACACCGGAAACAATGAATGGGCCTTCGATCCTTACCCATATCTGAAGCGCTGGGAACGGGAGATGTACAGAAAAAAGAAGCGATGA
- the larC2 gene encoding nickel pincer cofactor biosynthesis protein LarC2 yields the protein MQIIIRCDQPLHLAKLRDPLLRVWERCCGQGARQHADAEQRFMSIRKHAERYRACCPSELWEAEETALGQLLAAMPMNRDAPLFPLMVQPLAFPDDLPLSALPLLEGWEVQEQAAELAGSFSPLAMLWLREMGASSVRRMQGKAEHICANDGVAVIAVSPVESHLPDLPESDQIPEVHEFRHHDVEHIDTGMLLLQANVDDCSPEWMAHAMERLLEAGANDVHFIPVTMKKSRPGILVQVLCYRSRLEALKTILFQETTTFGIRYFPAACHRLARQFLTVKTAWGEVPVKMGYHRGTRVQCSPEYAVCARLAKEAGVSVKEVHQEALYLARQQLRAGE from the coding sequence ATGCAGATCATCATTCGCTGTGATCAACCTTTACACTTGGCAAAGCTGCGCGACCCCTTGCTGCGCGTATGGGAGAGATGTTGTGGTCAGGGCGCTCGGCAACATGCGGACGCGGAGCAGCGCTTTATGTCGATACGAAAGCATGCCGAGCGCTATCGCGCCTGCTGTCCGAGCGAGCTGTGGGAAGCGGAGGAAACCGCTCTCGGCCAGCTATTGGCCGCCATGCCCATGAACCGGGATGCGCCGCTGTTTCCCCTGATGGTCCAGCCCCTGGCCTTTCCGGACGATCTGCCGCTGTCGGCTCTCCCTTTGCTGGAAGGCTGGGAGGTACAGGAACAGGCTGCGGAGCTTGCCGGCAGCTTTTCTCCGCTGGCGATGCTATGGCTGCGGGAGATGGGGGCGAGCTCGGTGCGGCGAATGCAGGGAAAAGCAGAGCACATCTGTGCCAATGACGGGGTCGCCGTGATTGCCGTCTCGCCGGTGGAAAGCCACCTGCCGGATCTGCCGGAGAGTGATCAGATCCCCGAGGTTCATGAGTTTCGCCATCACGATGTGGAGCATATCGATACAGGCATGCTGCTTTTGCAGGCGAATGTGGACGACTGCAGCCCGGAATGGATGGCCCACGCGATGGAACGCTTGCTGGAAGCGGGAGCCAATGATGTGCACTTTATCCCGGTAACAATGAAAAAAAGCCGCCCCGGCATTCTGGTACAGGTGCTGTGCTACCGAAGCCGGCTGGAGGCGCTCAAGACGATCCTGTTTCAGGAGACCACCACGTTTGGTATTCGCTATTTCCCTGCCGCCTGCCATCGGCTGGCAAGGCAGTTTCTCACCGTGAAGACGGCTTGGGGCGAGGTGCCGGTCAAAATGGGATATCATCGCGGGACGAGGGTGCAATGCTCGCCGGAATACGCTGTCTGTGCCCGCTTGGCGAAAGAAGCGGGGGTCTCTGTCAAAGAGGTGCATCAGGAAGCGCTGTATCTGGCCAGGCAGCAGCTGCGGGCCGGCGAGTAA
- the larC gene encoding nickel pincer cofactor biosynthesis protein LarC: MRIAYLDCFSGISGDMLLAALVDAGADRGRIEQELRKLPLGPFRMEWKTVVKKGVSALKLDVIDEELEKLASRKTLPVLGSGHGHHHHHEDSHDHGHHHHHEHSHDHGNHHQHDRDHGHDHHHHHDHSHDHSHHHRRYKEIAAMIDAADFHPRVTARAQAIFEKIAVAEAKIHNVPVETVHFHEVGALDSIVDVVGIALALEELQIDQIISGPVPTGNGYVRCDHGLYPVPAPATMEMLKGIPLRQTAIQKELTTPTGAGVAAGIVQSFGPLPAMTVDAIGYGAGTRDLPDQPNVLRVLVGTV, from the coding sequence ATGCGAATAGCGTATTTGGATTGTTTTTCGGGGATTAGCGGCGACATGCTTTTGGCGGCATTGGTAGACGCGGGAGCGGATCGCGGGCGAATCGAGCAGGAGCTGCGCAAACTGCCGCTCGGCCCTTTTCGCATGGAGTGGAAAACCGTCGTAAAAAAAGGGGTAAGCGCACTGAAGCTGGATGTGATTGACGAAGAGCTGGAGAAGCTGGCTTCGCGGAAAACCTTGCCCGTCCTGGGCAGCGGTCACGGGCACCATCACCACCACGAGGACAGCCACGACCACGGGCATCACCATCACCACGAGCACAGCCACGACCACGGGAACCATCATCAGCACGACCGCGACCACGGCCATGATCACCATCATCACCACGATCACAGTCATGATCATAGCCACCACCACCGCCGCTACAAGGAGATTGCGGCCATGATCGATGCGGCCGATTTTCATCCGCGCGTAACTGCGCGGGCGCAAGCCATCTTTGAAAAGATCGCCGTCGCAGAAGCCAAGATTCACAATGTGCCGGTCGAAACCGTCCACTTCCACGAGGTGGGGGCGCTGGATTCGATCGTCGATGTCGTAGGGATTGCACTGGCGCTGGAAGAGCTGCAAATCGACCAGATTATCAGCGGCCCGGTACCTACGGGCAATGGCTATGTCCGCTGTGACCACGGGCTTTACCCCGTGCCCGCGCCGGCGACAATGGAGATGCTCAAGGGCATTCCCCTCCGGCAAACCGCGATTCAAAAAGAACTGACCACACCGACCGGCGCCGGCGTTGCCGCAGGCATCGTTCAGTCCTTCGGGCCGCTTCCGGCCATGACTGTGGATGCGATCGGCTACGGCGCCGGGACCCGCGATCTGCCCGACCAGCCCAATGTCCTGCGGGTCCTCGTAGGCACCGTCTAG
- a CDS encoding metallophosphoesterase family protein — protein sequence MLSFLHTADVHLDAPLHSLAGSYESRQDDFRRTMRRIRDLVLDRQADVWLIAGDLLELHGGRRSTAVFLRDLFASVAPTPVCIAPGNHDPWRADSFYQSLDWPANVYWFTPEWGAYEFPEKSCVIYGWGFPQPHVYASPLADFPGRLPGYRHHLMVLHASVVHSGGEEHHPYAPVTVEELARTGMDYVALGHIHKPMQFLHPVHRQVFAAYPGSPEGLSQKESGPRHVLYGELDGEGRLRLEDIPVQTRMILKREIVLQGEETMEQLIERMERELADVEDGQIAAVTLTGERPAHFQPATDVLEQRFSRFFSMRISDRSRPDVDVEKVIAEGGVWGSWLSLLLAEEAAAADEQRREVARLAVREALDRIGGIIR from the coding sequence ATGTTGTCGTTTTTACATACAGCGGATGTTCATCTGGATGCGCCGCTGCACAGCCTGGCGGGGTCCTACGAAAGCAGGCAGGATGATTTTCGGCGCACCATGCGGAGGATCCGGGATCTGGTCCTGGACAGGCAGGCCGATGTCTGGCTGATTGCCGGAGATCTCCTGGAACTGCACGGCGGTAGGCGCTCTACCGCGGTTTTTTTGCGCGATCTGTTTGCCAGCGTCGCCCCCACGCCTGTCTGTATCGCTCCGGGGAATCACGATCCGTGGCGGGCCGATTCTTTTTATCAATCGCTGGACTGGCCTGCGAACGTGTACTGGTTTACACCGGAGTGGGGCGCGTATGAATTTCCGGAAAAGTCTTGCGTCATCTACGGATGGGGCTTTCCCCAGCCGCATGTGTACGCGTCGCCGCTGGCCGATTTTCCAGGCAGGCTGCCGGGCTACCGCCACCATCTGATGGTGCTGCACGCCAGTGTCGTCCACAGCGGCGGGGAGGAGCACCATCCGTATGCGCCCGTGACTGTAGAGGAGCTGGCTCGGACAGGTATGGACTACGTCGCCCTCGGCCACATCCACAAGCCGATGCAATTTCTCCATCCTGTCCATCGTCAGGTTTTTGCCGCCTATCCGGGATCGCCGGAGGGACTCTCCCAGAAAGAAAGCGGCCCGCGGCATGTTCTCTACGGCGAACTGGACGGGGAGGGGCGTCTTCGTCTGGAAGATATCCCGGTCCAGACCCGGATGATCCTCAAACGGGAGATTGTGCTCCAGGGAGAAGAGACGATGGAGCAGCTCATCGAGCGGATGGAGCGGGAACTGGCCGATGTGGAGGATGGGCAGATCGCAGCCGTCACGCTCACAGGAGAGAGACCCGCCCATTTTCAGCCCGCCACAGACGTGCTGGAACAGCGGTTTTCCCGCTTCTTTTCCATGCGGATCAGCGATAGGTCGAGGCCCGATGTAGATGTGGAGAAAGTGATCGCCGAAGGGGGCGTCTGGGGCAGCTGGCTGAGCCTTCTGCTGGCGGAAGAGGCGGCTGCCGCGGACGAACAGCGCCGGGAGGTAGCCCGGCTGGCTGTCAGGGAAGCGCTGGATCGGATCGGGGGGATCATCCGATGA
- a CDS encoding ATP-binding protein encodes MRIDELSIKGFGKWRDARFRFAPGLNLFAAPNEAGKTTLLQALFASLYGMKKDYARSARYLPEYERYLPWHDGSYETVVRYELDGKRYQLHRRLAKEREQAQLYLDPDWTEVTHLYQEDRRKERNFLELHLGLTRSLFTDLTWIRRTPLEAAAYLLPSLSGGGETDPAVNRMLSEMDRELAQIGKKERAENTLLGKAGARVAEKERELAEAEKSWAAVQALTRQLAVWEERRQELQHGMERIHQRLARLQAAEQNWQTRWQQSFAQRPWERAEQWIETAGTEEERELHRETWRKWTALGTAYAEEKSRLLSIREDVSRQERIEETYRRASELRKTREACIAEAQKLAESALHSGRQRRKPDARHVSPALWWTGSIFGLLLAVGLYAAGEPVLSLIALSVCLAAAGAGAMVRRRKQAGEGHSHQQRAWLEWQEKAAGCEAEIDGLLRQWGMADWDSFLVLREEEKHRAQGKEAGIAALEGRHQEEQAQLARQWGEAFRRLLEEEKTGLDREREQLEQEQRQLGEQLQLIREQMARAAGEIGGQDEVSLAKARSEYEEAVEDLRRLQMKREALALARETLQQVLNEWNREFSPAVNRIASELMARITGGKYADVRLDPQSQFDVKIWEASHRRIVEQERCSTGTQDQLYLVQRLALLRHVSGQSEPLPIFLDDHFVHYDAGRLERTLELLAELSREHQVFLFSCTERERELLQPWIEGDGRHRLHLLPSS; translated from the coding sequence ATGAGAATCGATGAGCTGTCGATCAAAGGCTTCGGAAAATGGCGGGATGCCCGCTTCCGTTTTGCCCCGGGACTGAACCTGTTTGCCGCGCCCAATGAGGCGGGCAAGACGACCTTGCTCCAGGCACTCTTCGCCTCCTTGTACGGCATGAAGAAGGACTACGCCCGTTCGGCACGGTACCTGCCGGAATACGAGAGATACCTGCCTTGGCATGACGGCAGCTACGAGACGGTCGTGCGCTACGAGCTGGACGGGAAGCGGTACCAGCTCCACAGGCGCTTGGCAAAAGAGCGGGAGCAGGCGCAGCTCTACCTCGATCCGGATTGGACCGAGGTGACCCATCTGTATCAGGAAGACCGGAGGAAGGAGCGGAATTTTCTCGAGCTGCATCTCGGCTTGACGCGCAGCCTGTTTACCGATCTCACCTGGATCCGGCGGACGCCTTTGGAAGCTGCCGCGTACCTCTTGCCGTCCCTCTCCGGCGGCGGCGAGACAGATCCGGCCGTCAATCGCATGCTGAGCGAGATGGACCGGGAATTGGCCCAGATCGGCAAAAAAGAGAGGGCCGAAAATACCCTCTTGGGCAAAGCAGGAGCGCGGGTGGCGGAAAAAGAGCGGGAACTGGCCGAAGCCGAGAAAAGCTGGGCCGCCGTCCAAGCCCTGACCCGTCAGCTGGCTGTGTGGGAGGAGAGACGGCAGGAGCTGCAGCACGGCATGGAGCGGATCCATCAGCGGCTCGCGCGGCTGCAGGCCGCCGAGCAGAACTGGCAGACCCGCTGGCAGCAGAGTTTTGCACAGCGCCCGTGGGAACGCGCCGAGCAGTGGATCGAGACCGCCGGTACAGAGGAGGAGCGGGAGCTTCACCGGGAGACATGGCGCAAATGGACTGCGCTTGGTACGGCTTATGCGGAGGAGAAGAGCAGACTGCTGTCCATTCGGGAAGATGTGTCCCGGCAGGAGCGGATCGAGGAGACGTATCGGCGGGCGAGCGAACTGCGAAAAACTCGCGAGGCGTGCATCGCCGAGGCGCAGAAGCTGGCGGAGAGCGCCCTCCACAGCGGGAGGCAGAGGCGGAAGCCGGACGCAAGACACGTCTCCCCTGCTCTTTGGTGGACCGGCAGCATCTTCGGCCTGCTCCTGGCTGTTGGACTGTATGCCGCCGGGGAGCCCGTTCTCAGTCTGATCGCGCTGTCGGTCTGTCTGGCGGCTGCCGGCGCGGGAGCGATGGTCAGGCGGAGAAAACAAGCGGGAGAGGGGCATTCGCATCAGCAGCGGGCATGGCTGGAATGGCAGGAAAAAGCCGCCGGCTGCGAAGCGGAAATAGACGGTCTGCTGCGCCAATGGGGCATGGCGGACTGGGACTCTTTCCTGGTCCTGCGCGAGGAAGAGAAGCACCGTGCGCAGGGAAAAGAAGCGGGAATCGCAGCGCTGGAAGGCAGGCATCAGGAAGAGCAGGCCCAGCTGGCGAGACAGTGGGGAGAGGCCTTTCGCCGCCTATTGGAAGAGGAAAAAACCGGGCTGGACAGAGAGCGGGAGCAGCTGGAACAGGAGCAAAGGCAGCTCGGCGAGCAGCTGCAGCTGATCCGTGAGCAAATGGCGCGGGCAGCGGGGGAGATTGGCGGGCAGGACGAGGTCTCTTTGGCCAAAGCCCGCAGCGAATACGAAGAAGCCGTCGAAGACCTTCGCCGTCTGCAAATGAAGCGGGAGGCGCTGGCGCTCGCCCGAGAGACGCTGCAGCAGGTGTTAAACGAGTGGAATCGCGAGTTCTCCCCGGCTGTCAACCGCATCGCCTCAGAGCTGATGGCACGCATCACGGGCGGAAAGTACGCGGATGTGAGGCTGGACCCCCAGTCCCAGTTCGACGTGAAAATCTGGGAGGCCAGCCACCGCCGTATCGTCGAGCAAGAACGCTGTTCGACGGGCACCCAGGATCAGCTCTATCTCGTCCAGCGATTGGCGCTGCTCCGCCATGTCAGCGGGCAGTCTGAGCCTTTGCCGATTTTTCTGGACGATCATTTTGTTCATTATGACGCGGGGAGGCTGGAGCGGACCCTGGAGCTCTTGGCGGAGCTGTCCCGGGAACATCAAGTCTTCCTGTTCAGCTGCACGGAGCGGGAGCGCGAACTGCTCCAGCCGTGGATCGAGGGAGACGGCCGCCATCGGCTGCACCTCTTGCCGTCCTCCTAG
- a CDS encoding ornithine cyclodeaminase, nickel-pincer nucleotide-dependent: MERVIELRGHIIRDNILKLIDASVVQYNGRYRVLELSVGDQVDDESVARVALNLPEDKVELILNELINLGCVIPTGEEAPTIKLAEKDKVVPDDFYSTTNHATEVFLNGKWVRAKYQRMDACLVVKGDEVHCVKLRDIKKDDQVICGSNGVRLVVQPVEQQSSEFSFMSNEVSSERRVEVIVKQLAEEMRGIRERNGRIVFVAGPVVIHTGGQEAFQNMIRSGYVNALLSGNALAVHDIERALFGTSLGVNLDTGSVVRGGHKNHMRAINAINRSGSIAEAVADGTLQSGIMYECVKHQVPFVLAGSIRDDGPLPDTLMDLIEAQAQYAEQVADAEMVVMLSTMLHAIGTGNMMPSWIKTVCVDINPAVVTKLMDRGSAQTVGVVTDVGLFLTMLDKELNGKN, from the coding sequence ATGGAACGTGTCATCGAATTACGCGGCCACATCATCCGCGATAATATCTTGAAGCTAATCGACGCATCCGTCGTGCAGTACAACGGGCGTTACCGCGTCCTGGAGCTGTCCGTAGGCGACCAGGTCGACGATGAATCGGTTGCCCGCGTGGCCTTGAACCTCCCGGAAGACAAGGTGGAGCTGATCCTGAATGAATTGATCAACCTCGGCTGTGTCATCCCGACCGGAGAGGAAGCCCCGACGATCAAGCTGGCGGAAAAGGACAAGGTCGTGCCAGATGATTTCTACTCCACGACCAATCACGCCACAGAGGTATTTTTGAACGGAAAATGGGTACGAGCCAAATACCAGCGCATGGATGCTTGTCTCGTCGTCAAAGGCGACGAAGTCCACTGCGTGAAGCTGCGCGATATCAAAAAAGACGATCAGGTGATCTGCGGTAGCAACGGCGTCCGCCTGGTGGTCCAGCCGGTGGAGCAGCAGAGTTCGGAATTTTCGTTTATGAGCAATGAAGTGAGCTCGGAGCGCCGCGTAGAGGTCATCGTCAAGCAGTTGGCGGAAGAAATGCGCGGGATTCGCGAGCGCAATGGTCGCATCGTATTCGTAGCCGGTCCGGTCGTCATCCATACCGGAGGCCAGGAAGCCTTTCAAAATATGATTCGGAGCGGCTATGTCAACGCGCTGCTGTCCGGCAATGCGCTCGCTGTGCATGATATCGAGCGGGCTCTGTTCGGCACCTCGCTCGGGGTGAACCTCGATACCGGCTCCGTCGTGCGCGGCGGTCACAAAAACCATATGCGGGCGATCAACGCCATCAACCGTTCCGGCTCCATCGCCGAAGCCGTGGCTGACGGGACGCTGCAGAGCGGGATCATGTACGAGTGTGTCAAGCATCAGGTGCCATTTGTCCTCGCCGGTTCGATCCGGGACGACGGCCCGCTTCCCGACACGCTGATGGATCTGATCGAGGCGCAAGCCCAGTATGCCGAGCAAGTGGCAGATGCCGAGATGGTGGTCATGCTCTCGACCATGCTTCATGCGATCGGCACCGGAAATATGATGCCGAGCTGGATCAAAACGGTCTGTGTCGACATCAATCCCGCTGTCGTCACCAAGCTGATGGACCGCGGCTCCGCTCAAACGGTCGGCGTCGTGACCGATGTCGGTCTTTTCCTCACCATGCTGGACAAGGAATTGAACGGAAAAAACTAG
- the lipA gene encoding lipoyl synthase, with the protein MSQRKPEWLKINLVSGKELATFKELKQTMRSQTLHTVCEEAKCPNIHECWANRTATFMILGDICTRACRFCAVKTGLPTELDLAEPERVAEASEQMGLKHVVVTSVARDDLADGGAAVFAETIRAIRRRLPLASVEVLIPDFMGNWDALKVVMDARPDVLNHNIEAVRRLSDRVRARAKYDRTLELLKKAKEFQPDIPTKSSLMIGVGETFEEILETMDDLRRVDVNIMTIGQYLQPTKKHLAVEHYYHPDDFARLKEAGMSKGFSHVEAGPLVRSSYHAHEQANAAKETIAQAR; encoded by the coding sequence ATGTCGCAACGCAAACCGGAGTGGCTCAAGATTAACCTTGTATCAGGAAAAGAACTGGCCACCTTTAAAGAATTAAAGCAGACGATGCGCAGCCAAACGCTGCATACCGTATGCGAAGAAGCCAAATGTCCCAATATCCATGAGTGCTGGGCCAATCGCACGGCCACCTTTATGATTTTGGGTGACATATGTACGCGCGCCTGTCGATTCTGTGCCGTGAAGACAGGCCTTCCCACTGAACTGGATCTGGCCGAACCGGAACGCGTGGCGGAAGCCTCTGAGCAAATGGGGCTGAAGCATGTGGTCGTGACCTCCGTAGCGCGGGATGATCTTGCCGATGGGGGAGCGGCTGTGTTTGCCGAGACGATTCGGGCGATTCGCCGTCGCTTGCCGCTTGCTTCCGTCGAAGTGCTGATCCCTGATTTCATGGGCAATTGGGATGCGCTCAAAGTGGTTATGGATGCCCGTCCCGATGTGCTGAACCACAATATCGAAGCGGTTCGGCGCCTGTCTGACCGAGTCAGGGCCCGGGCGAAATACGACCGTACGCTGGAGCTGTTGAAAAAGGCAAAAGAGTTCCAGCCGGACATTCCGACCAAATCCAGCCTGATGATCGGCGTCGGCGAAACGTTTGAAGAAATCCTGGAAACGATGGACGATCTGCGCCGGGTCGATGTCAATATCATGACCATCGGCCAGTATTTGCAGCCGACGAAAAAACATTTGGCCGTCGAGCATTACTACCACCCGGATGATTTTGCCCGCCTGAAGGAAGCGGGGATGAGCAAAGGCTTCAGCCACGTCGAGGCCGGCCCTCTGGTGCGCAGCTCCTATCACGCGCACGAACAAGCCAATGCCGCCAAAGAAACGATTGCACAAGCGAGGTAA
- a CDS encoding YhcN/YlaJ family sporulation lipoprotein, whose protein sequence is MNKKSWLLQAVAGIALLTAACGNNAAPAPDATNNGTRVNQAAPRLFNTDKASIYNNAPGAPGGQAMTNFPYTDSGVGNYGFTNNAVTNGYTFGTNNPRTGIGPNAGTDAALNGYRSYNAFTDNGTRALNRNGNANQSIYRANNGVGTMSAATMPHTGFVQVHSTDVRGTGAGTMGNRTGTAGVTGFGPGGVGGAGGAGTGANGGAGFGAGMGAGAGATNGGYGANNVYVDRQALARAVGNVAVSCPGVDRATVLVTDEEVFVGLNTQGPNARTAKNQARANALSVTPRYYKVYVTDNPQHIDEISRVASRTTNGPVIRAEDTRQFDALVKRMGGTVDGEEMRTKGSSMTTETNRGQKAKQGMGTSSR, encoded by the coding sequence TTGAATAAGAAATCTTGGTTGCTTCAAGCTGTTGCAGGTATCGCTCTGTTGACTGCTGCTTGTGGGAACAATGCTGCTCCGGCACCAGACGCCACGAACAATGGCACCCGGGTCAATCAAGCCGCACCGCGCCTTTTCAACACGGACAAAGCCAGCATCTACAACAATGCTCCGGGAGCACCGGGCGGACAGGCTATGACCAATTTCCCCTATACGGACTCCGGCGTGGGGAATTACGGTTTTACCAATAATGCCGTCACAAACGGGTATACCTTCGGGACCAATAACCCGCGAACCGGAATTGGTCCGAATGCAGGTACCGATGCTGCGCTCAATGGGTACCGCAGCTACAATGCCTTCACGGACAACGGTACTCGCGCCCTGAACCGAAACGGAAATGCCAACCAGTCGATTTACCGCGCCAATAATGGTGTCGGCACCATGTCCGCTGCGACTATGCCTCACACCGGCTTTGTACAGGTGCATAGCACAGATGTACGAGGAACCGGGGCAGGTACGATGGGCAATCGGACGGGGACAGCAGGTGTGACCGGCTTCGGTCCTGGTGGCGTTGGCGGCGCTGGAGGTGCTGGTACCGGTGCTAACGGCGGCGCTGGCTTTGGTGCCGGAATGGGTGCAGGTGCCGGGGCGACCAATGGTGGCTATGGGGCGAACAATGTCTACGTGGATCGTCAAGCCCTGGCCCGAGCAGTCGGCAATGTGGCTGTCAGCTGCCCTGGCGTGGATCGGGCGACTGTTCTGGTGACGGATGAAGAGGTATTTGTCGGTCTGAATACCCAGGGTCCAAATGCCCGTACAGCAAAAAATCAGGCGAGAGCGAACGCCCTGTCCGTTACCCCCCGTTACTACAAGGTGTACGTGACGGACAATCCGCAGCATATCGATGAAATCTCTCGAGTGGCGAGCCGTACCACAAATGGTCCGGTGATCCGTGCTGAGGATACCCGTCAGTTCGATGCCTTGGTAAAGCGGATGGGCGGTACGGTGGATGGCGAAGAAATGAGAACCAAAGGCTCATCCATGACAACCGAAACCAATCGTGGCCAGAAAGCAAAACAAGGTATGGGAACCTCCTCCCGCTAA
- a CDS encoding YutD family protein: MIRTQAGTYEVMEDNRDGWNSEAFKERYSDILDKYDYIVGDWGYGQLRLRGFYESTNRKVPFEQRIAALDEYLQEYCNFGCPYFVLRKVKANPHHQDPYATDGDERYGDGEANGAEEEIFVERKERKRVHPRQNRQDRSERNQNAGTGERKERGDRPKFRSDKNGRDNGKERRPNQGRPARERDKVPTGQGQPKKE, translated from the coding sequence TTGATTCGCACACAAGCAGGCACTTATGAGGTCATGGAAGACAATCGCGACGGCTGGAATTCGGAAGCGTTCAAAGAGCGCTACAGCGACATTCTTGACAAGTACGACTACATTGTGGGCGATTGGGGTTATGGCCAGCTCCGCTTACGTGGTTTTTACGAAAGCACCAACCGAAAAGTGCCGTTTGAGCAGCGTATTGCTGCTTTGGATGAGTATCTGCAAGAATACTGCAATTTTGGCTGCCCGTACTTTGTCCTCCGCAAAGTAAAAGCCAATCCGCATCATCAGGACCCCTATGCTACCGACGGAGATGAGCGGTATGGGGATGGCGAGGCCAACGGGGCAGAGGAAGAGATTTTTGTCGAGCGCAAGGAGCGCAAGCGCGTCCATCCGCGCCAAAACCGTCAGGATCGCAGCGAGCGAAACCAAAATGCGGGCACGGGAGAGCGGAAGGAGCGGGGAGATCGGCCCAAATTCCGTTCGGACAAAAATGGGCGCGACAACGGAAAGGAACGACGTCCGAATCAAGGTCGTCCTGCTCGCGAAAGGGACAAGGTTCCCACGGGTCAAGGGCAGCCCAAAAAGGAGTAG